The DNA region GATTTGTCAGATTGAACCGACGCAACAATGGCGCGGGCAAAATCCTTTACATAAACTGGATGTTGCGTTTCTTTTCCGTTTCCAATGAGCGGAACAAAAAACGGAAATCTGAACACATTTTTCAGCACGCGGTTCAGCCCGAGACTTTCGGGGCCCATAATCATGGCTGGTATAAAAACAGTGTAGTCAAGTTCAGATTCAACAAGCAATTCCTGTCCTTTTAATTTGGTAACTCCATAAGGGCCCTTTATCTCCTTCATCACCACCACACTGCTGATTTGCACAAATCGTTTAATTTGATGCAGGCGGGCAAAATCCATCATATGCTGAACGCCATGGGCGTTAACCCTCAGATTGGCGTCATAATCAGCGCTTCCGAGCAATGCTGCAACATTTACAACCGCCAAAATTTGCTTTCCTTTCACAAGCTTCTCTAACTGGCTGTTTTCAGTCACAGGTAATGAAATGTCGGTTTCGACATACATTACATCAGGATGTTCAACTACCACAGAGGCATAGTGCTTAAAACGGCAGGCTATTACCCCAATACCCTGACGTAAAAATTCGCGAACCACATAAGAGCCCAAATATCCGTTGGCTCCGGTAACAACAACAAAATCAGTCATATGAATACTTTTTAGTTTTCAGCAACAGAACCTGACCAGCAACCAGAGCTAACAGTCCGCCGCCAATCTGCGCCACAAGCAACATTAAAAATGAGAAAGTGAGAATGATATTTTGGGTGGCAATGGATTTAAAAACATAAAGAAAAACCAGTTCTCTGGTCCCCAGCCCCATGATGGTAACAGGCAGCATATTTAACAGCCCTGAAACGGCTACGGCGCCAGTAACCCAGATAAAACCAGCATCAACACCTGCCGATTTACTTAAAAAATAGCATGAAACAAAATAGCTGACATTGGAAGCAAAACTCAATAAAATAATAAGAAAGGTGGTATTTCTGTGGTATGCAATTCCACGGGCAGTGAGGTCATCCCATTTTCCGGGAAGCTTTTTGAGTAAAGCAAGCATCAATCCAATAGCTTTTGAAGAGGTAAGAATAAGCATTGAAATCAGGACTACAGCTGTTCCCCCAATAGTAATCAGCCAGCCATAAGCCGGAGAAACCTCCAGATAATAACCGGCAAGTACAGATAGTCCGGCCAATGCAACAAAAATGCCTATATCAATTCCCCTTTCAGCCAGCACTCTGATTCCGGCATTAAAAACATTCTGCTTTCCGGTTTCATGGCCAGCTTTTATCACTTCCCCCATCCTGGCAGGTGTCACAATACCAATGGCATAGCTTTCAAAAAAGCGGCCAAAGCTAAGCGCTTTGTATTTCCATTCCGGCCTTCCATTGTTCATTAAATGCCATCTGATAGCTTTAAACAACAACACCAGTATTTGAAAAATCACTCCAATCAGCAGGAAATTCAGATTGGCATTCAGGATAGATTTAGAAATTTCCTTTAAATCAACACGAAGCAATATAATCACGAAAAGTGCTATGCCTAAAAACCGGACAAACTGAAAAATCCACTTTTTTTTAAATTTGCTCATGAGGGCGTTTACTGAAGATCCTGTCTTTTAATCTTATGCGTTGACTTTTTCCAGATTTTGCGGCTATGTTCAAACAATTTACCAATAAAGGAGGGTGAAAACTGCTCAACCAGCCAGCGTGCCGGCGCTGTACCGAGTGTCAGAAATAATGCATCAATCATTATCTCCATAAAATAGCGGGTAAATGTAAAATCGCTGAGCGTGTATCCATAATCAGGCACAGGCAAACCCAGCATCTTCCGGAATCTGATACGAATAAAAGTGCCGCGCTTTTTCAAATCGTATCCATGAGAGTGCATGGTAATTGCTTCATCTATACTAATCGGGGTCAAGGCTATAAGACCTTCCTTTTCCATCTGAAGCAGGATTTCCTTGCCTGTATCATTCCTTGAAATGACCATTGAAAAACCTTTTCCACGCTCTTCGTAAACAGGAGCCCAGGCATCACCACCAGAAATGTCGGTAAACTCGTTGCTGAGGTCGGTACACAAAAGGCTGTTTTTCAGAATATGAAACGGTATCAGATAATTGGCATGAAACTTTGGCAGCTCAACAGCACGGCCATCAGTCATCTCTACCCGCATATTACCCGGCCATTCACCATAACGGAAATACAATTTGCTGATATTAGTGTAATCCTTAATCTTGTATGATTTCAGAAAACTCCTTACTGATGAAAAGTGGAGGGTATTTCCATAAAACGGGCCAAAAATATATTTGATATTCGCCACAGCGCTGTCGCCGGCAAATTGAAGTTTTCGAATGCTCTGAATTTGCCCGGGCAACCCGACATAAGCAAGCTTTCCTTTGAATGCAGCTATTTCAGGTAATATCTCATTTACCGAAGTGATGATATACTTGCTTTGAGCAGCTTCCAGAATTTCGTCAGGCGTAGTTGCTATAAAGGATTGTGCCAGCCAGGGCTTTTCTTTGGACATGCCGGTTACAACGGCACCATCTATCCAGCCCCGGTTCAGCATCCAGATGAGAATTGCTGAGATCATACCCCCGCTAGCCCCGGTTTTCCGAATAGTTTCATCAGTTGAATGCGCAATAAAAATCCCGTTGTAAGGTCCCGTGTAAGTATGAAAAGAGGGCGTTTCAGGATAAAATTGCTTCCTGTATTCAGGAAAGTTAAACACTTTACCGGCGCAGGCATTTAATAAGCGTGCTGACATCTCCTCGTCAGGCTCCTGTTTAACCACAGGCCTGAAATCACCTTCCCTGTCGATAAAGACAATTTTACCTTCTGATAATCCCACACAACTGCCGCAACGGTTGCACAGGTCAGACTTCATTATACTTTTTAGTATATCAATACTTCGTGCAGACATAGAATTGTCGTATTCCAAATTCAGAAATAAATGTCCCCTGCAGCTTTTCCATCAGCTTCTCAGCGGCATTTCGCAACACTTTCGGGCCAACCGGGAGTAGCACTGTTCCTTTGTGCAAAATCAACTTCCATCCGGTTTCTTTGAACAGGGCCTTTACCTCACGCGAAGGTAAAAAACGATGAGGGCCTTCGCCATGCCCTCCAAATAAAAAGGTAAAAACCTGATAAGGTATTTCGCTGGTTGCAGGCGGACAACTAAGCACCAATCGCGCATCAGGCGTGGATACGCGATAAAGTTCATTAAGAAAAGCAACGGGGTCTGCCACATGTTCAAGTGTTTCGAGGCAAATAATCCTCGTAAACTGGTTTGAATAAAAAGGCAGATTGCTATATGTACTCAATTTAACCTGTTGAATATCTGGCTGTAACTTACTTGCAACATCCATCAAGCCTGAAGATATTTCGGCATTCACAATACTTACGCCGGGCTGGTGTTTTAAAACATGGGCATTCGCCTCGCCATCGCGCGAAGTAATGTTGAGTATGGTTGAATCGGGTTGAAGATCAAGATGAAGCACCGTTTCGTAGAAGCGCTGATCATGCGTGTCTTTTACTTTATTGTTTTCCTGAACATAAATATTTGCTACACGATCCCAATGCGCTTCCACATCACTGTCGCTCCAGCTATTTTTCTTCAGTTTTTTCATGATTAGCCTTTTTTCCTGTTGAGAATGGCAATCTGATCGGCCAATAAGCCAAAAAAGAACATAAACATCCCCAATGTAATCAGAATCATGCCTGTATTCGGAAACCTTCCAAAGAAAAAATATCCGTTAACGCCCCAAACTAAACCACCAAAAGTAAAAAGCAAACTGGCGGGGAAAAAGACTTTTAAAGGATTAAACAACATAATAATTCTGAAAAGCAAAAGGAATGTTTTAGATCCATCTTTGATAAACCTTACATTGCTGCTTCGGCCTACCCGTTCAACAACATTAATGGGAAATGTCCCAATGCTGTATCCCTCTTTCAGAAATGAAAGCGTAGAGGTGGTTGAGAAAGAAAAACCATTAGGCATCAGGTGTAAAAGATTAAGAATTAAATCCCGTTGAAATCCTCTCATGCCTGAGTTGTAATCGGGCAATTTCTGGTCAACCAGCATTTCACCTGTTTTCCTGATAATCCACTTCCCGCTTTTACGGCTGCTCACCTGATGCGATGTGCTATCACGTTCACCAATCACCATGTCATAATCGGCAAGCATATTGTAAACGATATCAATATAAGACGGGTCGTGCTGCCCGTCGGAATCGAGCATAATTACTTTATTACAGAGGGCTTTACGAATACCGGTTTTTAGTGCAGCTCCATAACCTTTATTGGTTCCGTGCAGAATGAGTCGAACCGGATATTGTTTAACTATTTCAGCAGTGCGATCATTAGAACCATCATCAACCACGATGATTTCATATTTTTGATGAAGATTGTTTGAAATCATTTTCTGCAATAACGGACCAATGCCGGTTTCTTCGTTGTAAGCAGGAATAATGATGGTGGCAAGCTGTTGCGAATTCTCCATTGATTCAATTAATAAGGGCAGGCGTTAATTATTACAACTTTGGGCAAAAGTAGCATTTTTCGGGCTATTATAAGGTCTAAATTGCACCAAATGGCTTCTTACAGCTTCATTTAAATAAAAAGCCGGAAGATAATTCAATATCTTCCGGCTTCATCCTATTAACCCATATTATATTTTTTCAGCGATAGCATCAGCAATCTTCTGAAGTCTTTCAGGACTTAGCTTGAGTTTTTCCCTGCTAAAATCAATATCATAAATCGTATTGATTGGAATAAGGTGAATATGGGCATGAGCGACTTCAAGCCCTATAACAGCAATACCCACTTTTGAGCAGGGAATAACAGCTTTAATCGCGTGCGCTACTTTTTTTGCAAAAACGAAGAAGGCTTCATACAGTGGGTCTTCGATGTCGAAAATATAATCAATTTCCTTTTTAGGAATAACCAGAGTATGCCCTTCAGCCAGCGGGCTGATATCGAGAAAAGCTAAAAAGTTATCATCTTCAGCAATCTTATAAGCAGGAATTTCACCACTTACAATCCTTGAAAATATACTTGCCATAGCAATGATTTTAAAATTTAACGCAATATTTCTACTATTTCAAACGTCATTTTTCCAGCAGGCACCTGAATATCAACACTATCGCCAACGGTTTTACCCAGAAGACCTTTTGCAATAGGTGAATTTACAGAAATTTTACCACTTTTCAAATCGGCTTCATTTTCAGGAACCAGAGAATAAGTCATTGTGGCATTATTCTTTGTATTTTTTATTTTTACAGTTGACAGAATAAGCACCTTGCTGCTATCAAGCTTTGACTCGTCAATAATCCGTGCATTACGGATAGTTTCCTGAAGTTTTGAAATTTTCAGTTCAAGCATTCCTTGTGCATTTTTTGCAGCATCATACTCCGCATTTTCCGACAAATCACCTTTGTCGCGCGCTTCAGCAATTTGCTGTGAAATTGAGGGGCGCTCCACACTAATCAACTGCTCGAGTTCAGCTTTTAATTTATTAAGCCCTTCTGTTGTGTAATACATAATACATAAACTTTAAGTGTTCGCTTATAGATAATAAGAAGAAAAGACCCTTTGAACAAGGGTCCTTTCAAAAAATAATTCAGGGCTGATTAACCTGCCAGCAAAAAAGAAAACTAGAGGTTAATGCGTGCTCCTATACTGTGTGTTCCGTTAAATGGATCAGTTGCTCTGTAAGAATAATCAATAGCAATTGAAGAACCTTTTTCCTTGTCAATAGGCACGGCTACTGTAAAACCTGCACTTGGGCCAGTAAAGGCAGTAGTACGTTCAGTTTTACTTGTAATTCCTTCTTCATAGCTATAACCACCTCTGAGCATCAGATAAGATTTGAGTTCATATTCGGCACCAAAAACAAACTGGTCCTTGGTAAATGAATTTGAAACAAAACTGCCGGCCAGCGTTAAGCGATGCATCTCAGAAATTTTGAAATCATACGAAGCACCCATAGCTAATTGTGTTGGCAACTCAAAGTCAGCTGAACGCTGTTCAAGTGTAAAATAGCTCTCCTGTCCTGGTAACAGACTACGGATAGATAAACCATCTCCGCTGAATCTCATGGTTGGGCCCACATTGCGTAGGGTGATACCAAACCTCACATTATCACGAGGACCGGTTACGTACTGAATACCAGCATCCAGTGCAATTCCCTGAGCGCTTACATCAGAGATAACCTCAGAAACTATCTTGATATTAATACCTCCGTAAATGCTGCTCGAAAACGCTTTGGCATAAGAAATATTAATATTCATGTAGTTGGGAGAAAAATTTCCGATACCACCATCAGGTAAATCCTCAGTAGTAATAGGAATATCACCGAATTTCATCGACATAATACCCAAACCAATCACTCCGGTTTCGCCAACTTTTTGTGTAAGTCCGAAAGTATTGAGACTAATCTCACTTCCTTCCAGCCAGCGGGTATGCGAAAAAATCATTTCTGTTCCTTTAGTATGCGCTGTTCCGGCAACATTCCCAAACAGTCCTTCGAGTCCTTTAACAGCAGCAATGTTTACGCCACCCCATCCTGAGCTGCGTGCCCAGGGATTGATAAGTAACTCTGATGCACCTGCCTGACCTGTTCTGTCCTTGTTACCGGCAGTCAGATGATTGAAAGGAACAAACAAAACTCCGGTCAATAATAAGGCAGCGAAGTATTTAAAGATCTTGTTCATAAGCAATATTTTGAATGTTTTAATTTTTTCAGATTCTTTACTTCAGGCATCAAAAAGCATTAAGGTCAATCGGACGTAATGAGCCGAACCATTTAACAATTTTTTCGCCAACGCCATCTGCTTTAACATGAATCAGGTAAACACCACCTGCAATAGGAATTCCGGCATAATTCTTCAAATCCCATTCAATGGATGTTCCCACTTCATCTTTAGTAAACTGACGGATTACAGAGCCATTGGTAGAATAAATGGTTACCGTACATTTCTGAGGAAGGTTGGTAATTTTAACCCTGTTATCCAACTGATTGGTTTCATAAGTTGAATATGCATAGTAAGGATTAGGAACTACTGTAATCAAATCTAACTCAGTTTTAGCTTTTTCGATATTATTATTCGTTGTAGCCACATTTTTGGTAGAAAATGCATACATCGGGTAGTTTCTGTTCTCATTGTCATTAGCCATCATAGTGCTATCGTGCGTTGAGCTATAGAAGCGTTTGTATGGTTTAGAGATACGAATACTTACTTTAGCGTCATTAGATAACCACTCCTGACCAGCAACCTTTATAGGAATACTTACCCACATGGCACTTGAATATACAAGCGCACGTTGTGTTCCACCTCCAAGGCTAACAGGGATACTATTGCGCAATGTTTTACCAGCATCATATGCAGGAATATTGGCAATTGCAATGGATTTTCCTTCGGTATGAGCAAATACATATACGTAATGCATACCTCCGAGAACCAAATCTGACGGTGTGTTGAAAGTACTGCTCGGGTTGAAAATCATATCGCGGCCATTTTCGCCAACCAGCCATGAATTTTCACCAAATACCATATTCAAACGTTCACCTGTTTCGAGATTGATAGCATATCCGGGGAACCAACCCATACCAGTTTCGGCAATATAGTTAGGATCCTCAGGGTTGGTACTTACACCACTACCCACAGGGGCTGGATTACCATCTTTATCAACCGATTGCCCGGCTCTGATGTTAAATCTGTCAACTCCACCCTCAGCCAGGGTTCTGTCGGCGCACATTTCAATTACAGGACAACGGGTCCACTTGCTCTTATCAGCAGTATACACCACATCCACACTGGCAACATCGGTAAAGCTCGAAGCCACTTTTGAAATATTTCTGAAAGCAGGTCCATAAGCTGCATCCTGTTCAGAAGAAGCTGTCATAATATAAGGCGCCCATGTAGCAGAAACCACTTTTTCGTAGTTACTGTTCGGGTCAAACGGTTTAGCTGGCATACTGTAGTCATTGTTTGCCGGGTTGGCAATATCAGTTACTACACCTGACCTAATCCAGTTTAATGAAGGTACCCCGTCAATATCAGGAACATTGGTTATCCAGATTCTTGAACTGTCAGCAAATGTAAAATCAGAAGTCAGTACACCATTGTTTTCAGTAATGATTTCATAAATGGCAGCATCATCAGCATTAATACCTACTTTATAAGGACCTGGATCTAAAGGCTGTCCAATGGTGATAGCCAAACCAAGCTCGGTAAGCAGTTGCTCATTTTTATAAGAGATGGTAGTATCAGATTTATAAACCACGTTATTGGTCTGATCAATCAGTCTCCAGTGAGCTTTATAGTTGATGGTACTATCAGCACCAATTAGCTGATAATAAGGCACCAGTGAATCAAAAGCGATAACATACTCAGCATCTTTCACACTTAAAGGATCAATAATACGGATATCTATAGGTCCTTTTCCCTGTTTGTATTTAGGATGATAAGCAATAGGATAATCTGCACTACCAAGCTGGTTCAATGAATCAACCGGGCTTTTTGACATAATTTCATTGACGGTTTCGTCAGAAAGTTCCAATACATTTCCACCATTACCCTGGCCCTGGAGGCGAGTAATTTCAACGCCATCACCAAAATCAGCATTAGCAGCAGTAGTACCCACAACTTTATGAGGAATACCAGGATATACTTTGATATTCTTGCGACCAGCAAGGTAAACCTTCTTCTGTCCGCCAAGACCAATAATACCTTCTTCCTGAGAACCCGGGTCAGCGCTGTATTTCATATACTCGTTCTGACCATAGGCAATAGCCAGGTAGTAATATTGTTTGTGGTTAATAAGACTTTGTCCGGTAAATGCATCTTCTGTCAAACGGAATGTATGCGAAACACCTAAATCAGCACCGTTTACTTCCTCAACAGGAACGTTTGCATTCAAGGCCTGATCAAAGTTGTGATTTACCAATTGTTTTACGCCGTTTTTAACGTCGCACTGATAAACCAGGCGGGCCAGTTTCTGATCATGTATGTCAGCCACAGAAACGCTGGCATCTTTCAGCTGGAACACCTGATAACCTTCAAAACGGTAATATGGGTCAAAGTCATATCCGGTGCTATTGGCAACAGCCAGAATAGCTGGATCTAACTCTTTATAACTTTCGTTAAAGTTATTTCCGGCATCGTTGGTCTTTTTGTTTTTAATAAAGAAAATAATTTCTTTATCAAGTTCTCTTAACACGAGGTCAGGAGCGTTAGGACCACTAACTACAGCAAAGCAGTTGTCGAAAAGTAACTGACATTTATCATCAACCACCTGCAAAAGTTTAACTGAAGCCCATGGGCCACCTGATGCAGCACGTGCCCAGGGAATACCAACCGTAATATAGTTAACAGCTCCTGGTTCAAGAACGAAAGGACCAGCTGACTGCATAAAACGGCGGTCACCTTCTTTGTTCAGTGCAGCTTCTTCTGTCCAGTATTTCTGACCAGCAGGAGGAAGCCCACCAGTACCCCAATCGCAAACATCAGTATCGCCCGGGAACATGAAATCACATTCAGGACCATAAGCACCGGTAGAAACGTGACCGTTACCACCATAAAGCATTTTGGTATTATCAAGCCAGATACCTTTCAGGTAATTGTAATACTGAGGAGCATATTTGGGGTCCTGCATATATGGGCCGGGAGCATCAGAATTATTGTGATATACAAAACGACGCATACCAAAACGTTCATCATCCACAATACCGTTACCGAAGTTTACACCATTTATCGCTTCGGAGCGAACGATAAAGTTTCCACTCTGGATATTTCCTTCATTACCATACTCCATGTTCATGGTTGATCCATTCAGACCAACAATGCTACAATCGCCGTTAAAGCTGGGGCCTAATAAACCATCTCCTTTAAAAGAAGGATTATCTGAACCATCGGGATCCATATAAGGTCCCTGGAAGAAGTCAACACCAATTGCAGGGGGCTGATCGCCATATGCCCAGAACTGACCATCACCATCCTTAGGTTTTCCGTTGTATGAATATCCTAATCCACGGTCAACATCACAACCTACATAGTCATCAGTCGCAAAGCCAAGGTCAGTATCAACCCACTGGCTGAAGTAAGTACCTGTTAAACGATAAGTAGAACGGTTGATAATTTCATAACTGTAAAAAGTCATGTTGTTGATTTCATCATTGGTAGCAAAACCAAATGCCTGAGCGCGGATTTCGAGTCCGATAGGAGTACCCTGGGTTTCAGTATGGATATTTCCTTTATCATTAAACACCCACCATAATGTAGCATCACCCTTAATAACCTGGTCGGCCAATAAACCACCTTTAACAATTCCTTCTTCACCTTCTTTGGTTTGAACACTTGAATGGCAAAGTTCGTTAGAGATGTCATAATAAGGATAATCACCTAGTTCAGGATCATAATCACCATTACCATCGCGGTCAAAGAAAGGAGCCAGATAATAACTTTGTTTCTTGGTTATATCACCATGAGCTGGCCATTCAAGAATTGACTGCGGAATCTGATAACCCGGATAAGCTGCTTTATTGTCCCACCATGCAAGGTATTGATCAATTTCAGTTCTGGTAATCGGGAACAGTTTATCATATTCAGCACAGGTTTCTTCACCAATAGCTGCAGTACCATCAATAGTGATAGGGCCTGGCCAGAAATCATTTCCCGAACCGGGGCTACCTGCATTTGGACCCTGACGGAATTTCAATGCTGCAAGTTTCAGCTGATCATTAACGTCAATTCCTCCAATCCAGAGAGCAGCTGAAAACATAGATGTCTTGCGCGATCCTTTAGGAATTTCATACTGGGCAACTTCAAAGTCCCACCACATATCACCACCAGTGTTGATACGGGTACGAACATTGTTTACTTCAAGATATTTAAAGCCAGCACCTGGCAAACAGCCAGCTGCAGTAGCTTTTATCGTTGCTTCAGATTTATTGACTGCTCCCTTATAGTAATCGGCATAGCCGGGGATAGACAGTAAAATACCGAGCAAAACGACCAATGGTATGCGGAGTATATTTTTCATAGTTTAATTGTTTTCTTTGGTATCGTTTCAGTAACGTGAACTCAATCAGGACAAGGTTAGAATTAGAAATTAAGAACTACACCAAGTCTTATCTGCCGCGGCGAACTATAGTTGCCCGGGCTGTTTACACGAATGCTGTATAAATCACGGAAAGCCTG from Lentimicrobiaceae bacterium includes:
- a CDS encoding NAD-dependent epimerase/dehydratase family protein, with translation MTDFVVVTGANGYLGSYVVREFLRQGIGVIACRFKHYASVVVEHPDVMYVETDISLPVTENSQLEKLVKGKQILAVVNVAALLGSADYDANLRVNAHGVQHMMDFARLHQIKRFVQISSVVVMKEIKGPYGVTKLKGQELLVESELDYTVFIPAMIMGPESLGLNRVLKNVFRFPFFVPLIGNGKETQHPVYVKDFARAIVASVQSDKSRRKVYQIAGDTVLPFRDFIRLILKHYGKRRVFIFVPAFVASMLGWFFSKVQKVPLFTAEHVKGILQNSRLDTSMLVSDLNYQPTPLVKALDESLDVIQTNWNFYLAPRGESVIKVD
- a CDS encoding flippase-like domain-containing protein, whose translation is MSKFKKKWIFQFVRFLGIALFVIILLRVDLKEISKSILNANLNFLLIGVIFQILVLLFKAIRWHLMNNGRPEWKYKALSFGRFFESYAIGIVTPARMGEVIKAGHETGKQNVFNAGIRVLAERGIDIGIFVALAGLSVLAGYYLEVSPAYGWLITIGGTAVVLISMLILTSSKAIGLMLALLKKLPGKWDDLTARGIAYHRNTTFLIILLSFASNVSYFVSCYFLSKSAGVDAGFIWVTGAVAVSGLLNMLPVTIMGLGTRELVFLYVFKSIATQNIILTFSFLMLLVAQIGGGLLALVAGQVLLLKTKKYSYD
- a CDS encoding Coenzyme F420 hydrogenase/dehydrogenase, beta subunit C-terminal domain translates to MKSDLCNRCGSCVGLSEGKIVFIDREGDFRPVVKQEPDEEMSARLLNACAGKVFNFPEYRKQFYPETPSFHTYTGPYNGIFIAHSTDETIRKTGASGGMISAILIWMLNRGWIDGAVVTGMSKEKPWLAQSFIATTPDEILEAAQSKYIITSVNEILPEIAAFKGKLAYVGLPGQIQSIRKLQFAGDSAVANIKYIFGPFYGNTLHFSSVRSFLKSYKIKDYTNISKLYFRYGEWPGNMRVEMTDGRAVELPKFHANYLIPFHILKNSLLCTDLSNEFTDISGGDAWAPVYEERGKGFSMVISRNDTGKEILLQMEKEGLIALTPISIDEAITMHSHGYDLKKRGTFIRIRFRKMLGLPVPDYGYTLSDFTFTRYFMEIMIDALFLTLGTAPARWLVEQFSPSFIGKLFEHSRKIWKKSTHKIKRQDLQ
- a CDS encoding class I SAM-dependent methyltransferase, with the translated sequence MKKLKKNSWSDSDVEAHWDRVANIYVQENNKVKDTHDQRFYETVLHLDLQPDSTILNITSRDGEANAHVLKHQPGVSIVNAEISSGLMDVASKLQPDIQQVKLSTYSNLPFYSNQFTRIICLETLEHVADPVAFLNELYRVSTPDARLVLSCPPATSEIPYQVFTFLFGGHGEGPHRFLPSREVKALFKETGWKLILHKGTVLLPVGPKVLRNAAEKLMEKLQGTFISEFGIRQFYVCTKY
- a CDS encoding glycosyltransferase family 2 protein, whose protein sequence is MENSQQLATIIIPAYNEETGIGPLLQKMISNNLHQKYEIIVVDDGSNDRTAEIVKQYPVRLILHGTNKGYGAALKTGIRKALCNKVIMLDSDGQHDPSYIDIVYNMLADYDMVIGERDSTSHQVSSRKSGKWIIRKTGEMLVDQKLPDYNSGMRGFQRDLILNLLHLMPNGFSFSTTSTLSFLKEGYSIGTFPINVVERVGRSSNVRFIKDGSKTFLLLFRIIMLFNPLKVFFPASLLFTFGGLVWGVNGYFFFGRFPNTGMILITLGMFMFFFGLLADQIAILNRKKG
- a CDS encoding HIT family protein, encoding MASIFSRIVSGEIPAYKIAEDDNFLAFLDISPLAEGHTLVIPKKEIDYIFDIEDPLYEAFFVFAKKVAHAIKAVIPCSKVGIAVIGLEVAHAHIHLIPINTIYDIDFSREKLKLSPERLQKIADAIAEKI
- the greA gene encoding transcription elongation factor GreA, whose amino-acid sequence is MYYTTEGLNKLKAELEQLISVERPSISQQIAEARDKGDLSENAEYDAAKNAQGMLELKISKLQETIRNARIIDESKLDSSKVLILSTVKIKNTKNNATMTYSLVPENEADLKSGKISVNSPIAKGLLGKTVGDSVDIQVPAGKMTFEIVEILR
- a CDS encoding PorV/PorQ family protein; the protein is MNKIFKYFAALLLTGVLFVPFNHLTAGNKDRTGQAGASELLINPWARSSGWGGVNIAAVKGLEGLFGNVAGTAHTKGTEMIFSHTRWLEGSEISLNTFGLTQKVGETGVIGLGIMSMKFGDIPITTEDLPDGGIGNFSPNYMNINISYAKAFSSSIYGGINIKIVSEVISDVSAQGIALDAGIQYVTGPRDNVRFGITLRNVGPTMRFSGDGLSIRSLLPGQESYFTLEQRSADFELPTQLAMGASYDFKISEMHRLTLAGSFVSNSFTKDQFVFGAEYELKSYLMLRGGYSYEEGITSKTERTTAFTGPSAGFTVAVPIDKEKGSSIAIDYSYRATDPFNGTHSIGARINL
- a CDS encoding T9SS type A sorting domain-containing protein, translating into MKNILRIPLVVLLGILLSIPGYADYYKGAVNKSEATIKATAAGCLPGAGFKYLEVNNVRTRINTGGDMWWDFEVAQYEIPKGSRKTSMFSAALWIGGIDVNDQLKLAALKFRQGPNAGSPGSGNDFWPGPITIDGTAAIGEETCAEYDKLFPITRTEIDQYLAWWDNKAAYPGYQIPQSILEWPAHGDITKKQSYYLAPFFDRDGNGDYDPELGDYPYYDISNELCHSSVQTKEGEEGIVKGGLLADQVIKGDATLWWVFNDKGNIHTETQGTPIGLEIRAQAFGFATNDEINNMTFYSYEIINRSTYRLTGTYFSQWVDTDLGFATDDYVGCDVDRGLGYSYNGKPKDGDGQFWAYGDQPPAIGVDFFQGPYMDPDGSDNPSFKGDGLLGPSFNGDCSIVGLNGSTMNMEYGNEGNIQSGNFIVRSEAINGVNFGNGIVDDERFGMRRFVYHNNSDAPGPYMQDPKYAPQYYNYLKGIWLDNTKMLYGGNGHVSTGAYGPECDFMFPGDTDVCDWGTGGLPPAGQKYWTEEAALNKEGDRRFMQSAGPFVLEPGAVNYITVGIPWARAASGGPWASVKLLQVVDDKCQLLFDNCFAVVSGPNAPDLVLRELDKEIIFFIKNKKTNDAGNNFNESYKELDPAILAVANSTGYDFDPYYRFEGYQVFQLKDASVSVADIHDQKLARLVYQCDVKNGVKQLVNHNFDQALNANVPVEEVNGADLGVSHTFRLTEDAFTGQSLINHKQYYYLAIAYGQNEYMKYSADPGSQEEGIIGLGGQKKVYLAGRKNIKVYPGIPHKVVGTTAANADFGDGVEITRLQGQGNGGNVLELSDETVNEIMSKSPVDSLNQLGSADYPIAYHPKYKQGKGPIDIRIIDPLSVKDAEYVIAFDSLVPYYQLIGADSTINYKAHWRLIDQTNNVVYKSDTTISYKNEQLLTELGLAITIGQPLDPGPYKVGINADDAAIYEIITENNGVLTSDFTFADSSRIWITNVPDIDGVPSLNWIRSGVVTDIANPANNDYSMPAKPFDPNSNYEKVVSATWAPYIMTASSEQDAAYGPAFRNISKVASSFTDVASVDVVYTADKSKWTRCPVIEMCADRTLAEGGVDRFNIRAGQSVDKDGNPAPVGSGVSTNPEDPNYIAETGMGWFPGYAINLETGERLNMVFGENSWLVGENGRDMIFNPSSTFNTPSDLVLGGMHYVYVFAHTEGKSIAIANIPAYDAGKTLRNSIPVSLGGGTQRALVYSSAMWVSIPIKVAGQEWLSNDAKVSIRISKPYKRFYSSTHDSTMMANDNENRNYPMYAFSTKNVATTNNNIEKAKTELDLITVVPNPYYAYSTYETNQLDNRVKITNLPQKCTVTIYSTNGSVIRQFTKDEVGTSIEWDLKNYAGIPIAGGVYLIHVKADGVGEKIVKWFGSLRPIDLNAF